In Flexistipes sp., one DNA window encodes the following:
- a CDS encoding ABC transporter ATP-binding protein: MLKVSSLNIYYGAVRALNNISIHVKEKEFVSLIGSNGAGKTSLLNGILNIVPPKSGEIVFQDKTITGLPTKKKVKMGISLVPEGRRVFPNMSVHENLEMGGYQKSSKIKNRQMEFVLDLFPILKERNKQLAGMLSGGEQQMLAIGRALMSDPKLLLMDEPSMGLAPLVIKNVYEKLTKLKENGLTIFLVEQNASVALKYADRGYVLENGKIVLQGKSSELKDDNEIKRAYLGKEYKEKWER; the protein is encoded by the coding sequence ATGCTTAAAGTTTCCTCACTTAATATATATTATGGAGCCGTAAGAGCTTTAAATAACATTTCCATTCATGTTAAAGAGAAGGAATTTGTTTCACTAATTGGTTCAAACGGTGCAGGAAAAACATCACTTTTAAACGGGATTTTAAATATCGTTCCGCCGAAAAGCGGTGAAATTGTTTTTCAAGACAAAACAATTACCGGTCTTCCCACCAAGAAAAAAGTAAAAATGGGAATCAGTCTTGTCCCGGAAGGCAGACGTGTATTTCCGAATATGAGTGTTCATGAAAACCTTGAAATGGGCGGATATCAAAAATCATCAAAAATAAAGAACAGGCAGATGGAATTTGTCCTCGATCTTTTTCCAATTCTTAAGGAAAGAAACAAACAGTTAGCCGGGATGCTTTCCGGCGGAGAACAGCAGATGCTGGCCATTGGCAGGGCACTGATGAGTGATCCGAAACTCCTTTTAATGGATGAGCCTTCAATGGGGCTGGCTCCTCTTGTTATAAAAAATGTATACGAAAAATTAACAAAGCTGAAAGAAAACGGTCTTACAATTTTCCTGGTGGAGCAGAATGCCTCAGTTGCTCTAAAATATGCTGACAGAGGCTATGTACTGGAAAACGGCAAAATTGTTTTGCAGGGTAAAAGCAGTGAATTGAAGGATGACAATGAAATCAAAAGAGCCTATCTGGGAAAAGAATACAAAGAAAAGTGGGAGAGGTGA